The window ATGGGGGAGCTTTGCTTGCGACTCTCCACGCTGATCTCAATAATCTCCAAATATTAATCGTTAACGATACCATGTAACAAATAACCAGAGACAGGGAAATAATTTGGCTGATGCGGACATGATTCCAATAAAATGTGGCGCCCTTTTAACAAGGGAGGATGAATTCGGAGTGCACAGCGGATAATTGACATGAGCGGAACATGGCAAGGTGATGGAGCTGCAGACTTTCGGGCGCTCATGCTTCCTCAGTAATGAAATGTCCTTTTCTCACTCCAACAATTTTGGAAAGGAATTGCCATGACTACGAGgccgtttctttttctttttttttttgctttctttgctgctgctgtgctgccCTCTAATGGTGAATAAACAAACCGCCATATACTTGTTGTCCCCTGTAAGAATGTCCTGGGGACGTTGGCGGAATGTGTAATAGTTTGATACGAGAAGTAGAAATGTAAATACAACCAGTTGATCAACCACTTGACGTAATTCCCTTCTGTAACCCAATGCCAGCATCTCCCTTTTGGCCggccctcaacacacacacacacacacacacacacacacacacacacacacacacacacacacacacacacacacacacacacacacacacacactgccacgATGAAGCAGTGCAGGCTTATTTGGGGAAGGCTTATCTCTGGCCTGAGACCACACTCCAGATAAAAAAGAGCTTGCTCAATGGTGAGATGGATTTTTTTGTACATATTGAGCTCCCATAATGCTTTACAGCATCCCCCTTTTCAGCCATTATCACTCCATCTATAGAACTTGACTTCTTCCCCTGTCTCCAGATGAGTCCCTTTGCGTTGACGGAACCACGACAGGGGAAGTGGAGGAAAATGGCTTCAGGCCATCTCACTGAAACAATTTACGCATCAGCGCTGGGGACTTGGGAACTGCGCAGTGTCACAGAGCTGTAAAGCACAGACGATGAATTCAAGTTCTTGTGTAGCTAATGTGttactctgtctccctctcgcAAATTGCTCAGTTTGGCTTAAGAAGGAAGAAATATTTACACcttgcaaaaaaaagaacagagtgTACACAACATATAAATCACCAACCCCCTCCCTCCGTATAGACCCCCATTCAGCATCAGGGCAGAATGCAAAGTACTGCTGTTATCCCAGGCCATGAATATCTACCCAACAACACCACACACCTCTCTCTACTCCGAGCATTATCCTGTCATGTTCACGCATGAGGTGAGAATTACTGGCTGTCGGCAAACAAAGAAGTAATCAACTCCCAACTCCTATCTCATGGCGACATACTGGTCTACATTAATTACTGAGTTAAAAGCATAATTTAATTAGAGGACAACACTATCACGAAGAAATGctaaaacgtttttcttttttttaaagggttagGGGAAGTGGGGGGTTTCTTCTCGTGGATTTTTGGGAGGAGGGTGTTGGCCCCAAACGTCATTCCAGGGGAGTTGCAGTGAATGTGGACTTCCCCAAACTTGGAGTTTGATCACTCACTGGGGCAATGTGACTGTTTCTCCTGAAAGTCCGCGCATGATAATAACAGAGCAGtctctattttttttcccccagtttgGGAGTATTTATCTTTATCTGAAGGCGTTTGTTGAGTAGGAACtgccggagaggagagatggagtgGCGGTGCGCATTTTTCACCCTGTTTTTGAACTTTCAGCTCACTTGCGGGTCTCCCTCCTCTTATGGCTTGTTCCAAGGGTCCGCTTACGCGGGAGCGGagcacagacacagaaacaggtAGGTTCCACAGCTCTGCGTTATAGTCTGGacaacagtgtgttttttttttttttggtcactcCTAACCAAACGCATTCACTTTAATCCCGCTTTCCCCCGGAGGTTTAAACTTGCGTGCGGTTTGTTGCGCGCTCGCCCACAAAAATGCGATGAAGTCCAAACTTACTCAGAAGTCGGAATGCGCTCAGCGCGGAGACTTTAGCCTCTTATGGtcatctgtgcgtgtgtgtgtgtgtgtgtgtgtgtgtgtgtgtgcgtgtgtgtgtgtgtgtgtgtgtgtgtgtgtgtgtgtatgtgtgtgtgtgtgtgtgtgtgtgtgtgtgtgtgtgtgtctgttcctgGGCTTTTATCAGCCCGGGGCTACATTTGGCTGGAGCCTAGCCAGGGTTGCTAAGAGTTGATAACCTTTAGATAACCGCTGGAACGGAGGTGGATTACCATTACTTCATCTGCGACTCAAACTCTCAGCTTcgctaaaaaaaaccctccaaagtCTATTGGAGTGCAGCTCCAAAATGTTTCTGATACTTCTTGGTGCACACAccccgttttttctttttctttctttctttatttgttcTCTTCAGGAACTGGTGCGCCTATGTGGTGCGCAGGAACGTGAGCTGCGCCGTGCAGGGGAGTGTGGAGAGCTTCCAGGAGCCCGTGGTGGCCCCCTGCCCGCCATACCAGCCCGACTGCCAGCAACACGTGACGTGAGcatccggggagggggggggggggggggggggggggcgagggtcAGAGGGTGCATGTTCGGATGTATTTGATAGACCGGAGGCTTTTGATGCACAAATGTTTCTCTGGGAGAGAGACCTGGGGGGATAGAAACGTTCACAGCGGCAGAGGAACCATAAGATCAGGATTTTCTTTCGATTTAAAAAGCCCACTGAAAAGGCAAAGGCTTGGAGCCGCCTGGAGATAGTGAGggcttcactctctctctctatagcaCAACTGGTTACCTGAAATAACCCTTCCAAGTTAAAAGCTAGTGTAACGAGCCAATTGAAAACAGAGGTCATGGGTTGGCACACTCCACTTTTGAACAACACTCCACTGCACTGCCTCCATTTCCTTTCAACCATTCTCTGCATGATACGGCTCACAACGAGGTGTGTGGAGAATCTTGAGCAAGAGGGTCGTGAACTGTGGGAAGACTCGTGGCTCTCGTGgagtttttcaaatgtatttgttggCTCCTCGAGCACCACGAGCAGAGTGCAGTGTCGTGAAACTACGTTGGAGAGAAGGCAGATTCAGCGTCTGTGGCCGAAACCTCCCAAATGACTAAACATTCTAGATTGATCAAAGTCCCCACaggtaaaattaaaaatatgtattactGATGTGATCATCTTTAATGtataaacaatgcaaaaacCAAATATAAGTAATTTAATTTAGTTAGTTCCTCTCCTGCGTGTGATGATAGTGACTGACGAggtaattgtgttttgtaaatggGAGTACGTATAACAGGAGGTTATTAGTCATGGACACTTTACTGGAACACGATGTGTTGCAACTTACAATGTTTAGCATTGTGAATTATTATTGGTCATGAAACAACACATCTGTCGTTGAGCTTGTGATCCAAATACAGCCTCAAGAACCACTGTGTGGTAAAAAAGATCCTCGGAAACACTTCCTTCTTAGGTCCCATTCTCAAGTTTCTTCCTAAAGCAAGAAGAGCTGGCAGCCAGAagagactcttttttttttaaatttacccTTTTGGATGAAATATTGTGaacatatttaacaatataTGCAAAAAGTTGacaatatatacatttgtcTTGATATATAATCATCCTTTCTTCTAGTACCAATACCAACAAGATCATAGATATTCCGTTTCATTGAGGATCTGTTTTCTTGGGACAAAGCAGACGTCAATAGCTCTAACAAGGATTCTAGTTTCCGATCCTCTATTTGTCGAGCAGCGAAGTGTTATCAGTGAGGGTGTCAGTCAGACATGTGCAAAGATGATTGTTCACAGTCATCAACTTTCCAGATGCTCTGCATGACACGACCCCTGCCTTCAGGGAAGTGATGTCATCTATTGTTTCTTTGGGAACTGTTTTCCTTGGCCAGAAAGTTGAAATGTTCATGTAATCATGAAGCTGGAAAGGTTTTCCCAAAAGGCAGATGTTTTGGTGATTGCGGTAGTCAACAGATCCCAACAAAAATACACATCATTGAAACGGTATCTTCTTTTTAGAATGGCCTCCCATAAATGGTCTCGGTTTCATCTTGTGGgagattttgaaaaatgtgtgtgtgttgcagataCCAAAACCGCTTTCGACCTACGTACAAGACTACCTTCAAGTCGGTCACAGAGCTGGAGTGGAGGTGCTGTCCTGGTTACCACGGCCTGGACTGTAAAGATTTAAAACCATCCTCCGACCGGCAAACCGTTCAGAGAATGCAGCCTTACCTCCAACCCAATCctggaaatacatacagacacacgcagagTAAGAGCTTTTCTGAGTTGTGAACGTTTTGCTAAATATGTCAAATGTGTTTCCACATGTACAATTAACCAACTGATTTGAGTCACTTCAGTGTAGAAATGAGCAGATAATGTCAGTAATACTTATCTAAAAACGTACTTTCTGATCATAGGGCCAGagcggagagagacagggaaCCATGAGACGAGGCATGGCGGGACAGATAAGGTGCGTCTTCTTGAAGGTGAAGTTCAGCGCCTATCTCAGACGGTCCTGGATCTCCAGTCCACTTTGTCGGGGTTAACTGGCAACCTCCGCACAGATCTGCaggaagacacaaagaagatTCTGGTAACGCTTCTCAACAACATGCGTCCACCAGACAGTGAGACGGCCGCGGGCGCAGAGGACACCCCGGCAGTGCTGGACGGTCATCAGGCTACCAGAGGTGGGATTGCAGGAGAGAATGCCATGTTAAAAATAGTGACCAGGTTGGATGATATCAACAGTGAACTGAAAAGCAAGGACGAAGCTTTGGAAGACCTAAGAGGAACCATGACAAGTCATGAGGGGCAGATCCGCGTCTTGATGGATGCTTCTCAATCTCAGACTCCAGCCTTGGCGGAGTTTGATGCCATACAGACCTACGTTGATGGAAAATTTGACACGCTGAAAAAGGAGCTCGAGCGAAATTTGGAGGAAGAGATTGGCAAGATGAAAAGCTCATGCGACGACAAGATCAAGAACTGTGAAGAAAGCCGAGACCAAGGGTTGGTCAGCCTGACCAAGCTGGTGGATTCCAAAGAGGCTGATCTGAGAAAAGAGATCCGGGCACTACGTCTGGacatggcagcagctgatgGACCTATACGAACTCAAAGGCAGACTGATCCAGCCAAAGTGGAAGCAGAGCACGGTGACCACAAAGACCTCTGGCGTGAGATTGACCGCGTTGCCGAGGCTCACCGCATGCTGAATGTCCGCATCGACAACGAGCTAGCGCACCTGTCtgcacctcaggaaaacaaCGATTTCAGCCTGATGATCGAAGAGCTGGAAGCGCGTGTTAACGTCTCGGAGCAGAATGCAGAGACTCACTGTTTCTACATCGAAGAGAAGCTGACCGAAAAGATCTCAGCACTCCAGCAGCTTCAGGAGGAACGTCTGGAGAGCATGGAGGACCAGTTTACTAGCATGCTGGTGGAGATGAGCAACAGCTCCTTCCCTGGGATGTTTAGCGTCTCCATGGATGCCATCCAGACAGAAGTCAACAACAATAAGTTCCTCCTGCAAGGTTTAGATGATAAGGTCAATGCTGTCGGTGAGTTGTGCTCTGCAGGATGTTCAGGCTCAGGAATAAGTGTGGGGGCAGGGGCAGTCTTGCCCACGCCTAAAGGTCTAGAAAACATTTTCAAGGACCTGAGTCGGTATAGAAATGATTTGGACGTTCTCAACACAGAGGTCAGTACCAACTCGGACAAGCTCAGGGAACTGGAAGATCTGGTTGGAAGGCAGTCAGTTGCAAATGAGAGAGGTGCAAAGACAATGGAAGACTTCCAGAAGGGACTGATTAATCTCCAAGATAATGTGCTCGGTCTGGCTGGTGCTGTTACCGGGTTAAGTGACTCCTTAAGCAATTACAGCCAGGACATGCTCAGAATAAACTCAACATGCTGCCATGGAGCGCAGAGCAGCTTTGGGAGTCAAGCACCAGACAACTGGGCATCAGTGATTCCAGAACCCGGTAGCCAGGCAGAGGAAAAGAGACTGGAAGAGCTGAAGACCAGGCTTGATGCTCTCAGTAGTTTGGTGTCATCTGAACTCAGTCAATGTAAACAGAACACGCGGGGCGTTTCCGATGCCATTTCTGCCGTGGATGGACGCGTGTCCAGTCTTGAAAAGGCGTGTGGAAGGATAGATGGGGTTACTGCCAACATCAAAGAGCTGAAGGACGGACTGGAGAGGCACGTTGGTTATCTGCGGGATGGCGTATACAGGGTGAACGTCACCTGCGGTAATCACGGAGCAAACATCACCGCTCTGCAGCAATCCCTGCAGAGGTTGCAGGAGCAGATGTCCGCGATGGCCAAGCATGTCTTCAAAGACGCCGCCGTCGCCAGAGAGCCAGGTGAGTTTGTGGTTTGGTAACGGTGTGATGGCATCATCGGCTAGTTGTGTTCTAATCTAAAGGGACAGCAGGTCACCAATGTGGTAGCACGCATGGCAGCATTGTGATTGAGGAGGGCAAAAATGCACAATGTTGCAATAAGAGAGTATATTTTGAGAGTATTATTTTGAACTGTTGTACAGCGGAAAATTCCAAACTCAGTGCTTCAACATGTGTTGTGCTTGACGTTATCAAACTGATTCTGGGGAACGACAGGGTAGTTCTGTCCTCTAATTCCAGTCTTTATACTAAGCTAAACTAACTTAGTTCTGTCCGCTTCATATTGCATTCAAGCTTATTGCAAACAAGCACCATTTAGTCTCATCTATTGCATTCCAGTATACTGCATGACATTAATTAGATATAGATTATGACACACTCAATTTCACCACCCAAAAGTCTATTGATTCTCCTATTAGAACAGGACGGCACTAGAAACACAAACTCCTTTGTAGCTTCCTCTGTAATTTCCACCATATGAGTTTATCAAGTAGGATTAACATCTGTGTAAACAGAATCTTTTCCTGAAGATAATCCTCCACATAATGCATTCTGCTTGCTTGGCTTGCACGGAGGATTGGTGGGAAGGACCAGATCCCATGAATGGCCGCTGGGTATTTCCCAGAGAGGGAGGACACGGGTTCACTGGGCCTCCTGTGCTATGTCATTCAATATGTCCCAGCCAAGCAGAGGCCCACGTTGGAAACTTCCTGCGATTTCGATCCTTGTCGTCCAAAGAATTCTCAAGTTTTTCATATGGAATTTTACAATGACAAAACTGCACCATGACATTGCTTATTTTACTCATACCACTGAACTGCAAACCTCAATCCCCGGTCTCTTAGTAcccaatcaaacacacacacacatactccccTACACTCCAacacacctccctccctctcttttcccttACACATACCAACCTCCAGAGATTCCCGTACTTTGACCTCAGCCTGATGTGTGGAGTCTGGTCCTCATTAAGTGCCCTGACTCACTGCTGGAGCCAGTCTTGATGGAGAAGGGAGAAGCAGGTCTCCACACCCAGGACCAGATGCTCTGACTACCCTCATCTGTGATGTCATGACTGTGGCCCCCATCACCAGAGCCTCCCTCTCGAAAATGCATCCAAAAGAATGCCACGACGGGaacctgaggagaaaaggagggcgTGTGAATGAGTGGTTATAGTGTAGCGAGACAGAGTATGAAGGCATCTTTCTATTCCATTTCACTCTTTGCCAAATATGAGCAGTCATTTCCAAACAGtgatatttcacattttattacagAGGACGTAACAGCACAGTGCAGCTCACCCTGCATTAAATCAGACCGCCTTGTGCGTTCTGTAACAAATTGGTGGGGCCCTTTTTAAGTTTAGTTATTTATTCCTAATCCCTATATTGGTTATacgtttttgcttttttaagtttgacattttgggaaatacaaTAGACTGTATTAAAAGAGTAACCAACACGTTACCCCTTGGTTTGTGGATGGTTTTGAGTCAAAGACGTGAAACTACAGCTACTACTGACATTTCTGTCTGCTATGCGTAAAGTTACTGCCAGAAGTTAGCTAACTTAGCTTATGATAACAgctggaaaaggaaaagctaCCCTGGCTGTGTCTAAAGGAAACAAACTTCTCACACCAGCCAGCAGCTCTAAAGTGCACTTATTATTATATCGTTTTTAGGCAACCCAGTCTGTCACATGATGTCTTTGtacagattaaacaaacaagataCTTGTTCATTAGTGGATGCTGGTCGGCAGATTCGGATACTTTGAACACAGCGTTTCCTGTTTACATCATTTGTGCTGCGCTGTTAGCTTGTTGCCGCTGCTAGCTTCATATTTAACGTGTTTCATTCTTCCCGCCTAACTCTTGGCAAGAGACACTTGCTCCCCAAAACTCTGATATTTTCCTTTAAGGCCAAATTACATTACTGTATATTCTCCCTCTTTGTGCTCATAGTCCGTGTCCCTCGAGAGAGGGAGTTGGACTGCACGGCTGAGGTAGCATGAGGATTTATGCTTTCCTCACGTACGGGGAAGGAGATAAACAGTCTGAATGAAGATCAAACTTTTCCATGAAGAATCCCAGCTCTGtgggtgtggtggtggtggtggtggtggtggagagtCTGCACTGAACTGTTTTCTCGGTCGGATGAAGGCCCCCGAGGAGGCCGCGAACAGATGAGGTGTCGTAATAACAGAACTGAAAGATTAACCGAAATAGCTTTGCCCTTACTCAATGTGACTGCTGAATGGAATTTGTGTGACTTCTGTTGCAAAATGTTGGCACTGCTTTGcccacagcagctgctgcagcaaaggtctgctgctgcagctcgtgtgtgtgtgtgtgtgtgtttgtttctggcTGTTTTCTTTCCAATTGGGAGTCGTGGTGAAGCAGCAGTGACTCTGAATAACAAAGGTGCATCGAAGCGAAGACGTGAGTGATAAAGCTCACGTCTTCAAGGGTGCAGGCAGTAGTTTACAAAGACATTTGGAAATATGAGAAATGCTTGTTTTCGGAGAGCTTGAGCTCCTCGTTCAGGCGGTGACTAATCGGCGTTCTCGTCCTGAAGTTTGACATTTGATTCTCAAgatgtttcttttctcatttttttggaGGTGATCCCAGTCCGGCTCAAATCACATCTCCgttcctcccgtctccctctcttttccctgAACTGCTCTCCCCTTTTCTTGCTCATCGCATTCTCCTTCtgtctggttttctttttttgtcctttcaAGAATGCCGGAGGACTTCTCTCTCCCACAGCCGTGTCCTGTGAGCGTTTCTATCGGCAGGGGAGGTCTtcggaaaagaaaaataaatcagatgTGTTAAAGCAAGGATGAATTGAAGGCTTTGATTTCATGGATCAATGCTTTTCAATTGATCATTCTGACTTCATACAGGAGAGACAGGCAGTAAGATTAACTGTCTACAGTGATgaaggaataaaagaaaaacaaggtaTCAAAGGCTTTTTGAAGTAGAAGGATGTCTGCTGGGAAAGAATGAAAGATTGAACttgacaccacacacacacacacacacacacacacacacacactgtatacatGTAGGGGGGTGCTTTGAATGCAACAGCCTCCCCAGAGAGAACTCTGAAGCCCCAGCGTGAGGCGTTTCCATCGCCGACCAATGAGCCCATCTGGAAGTGTTCAGAGGAGAAAGGACCCAGATACACAACGACGGTCCCCGAGGTGTGACACGCAGCGCACAACGTGAACCTCCCCGTCGTTAATATACCACTGGAGAGAAAACATCAAATTGTGTcatgggggggggaagaaaaacgTATGGCCAGAGTGTGATGGATGCGTAGCCACCACTCCCTgctcctgtgccccccccctgacACCATCTCTCCATCGCACAAAGAGCTCGTCGGCTGCGACGTTGCTCGAGTCCGCCGACTGCAGCATTTCCTCCCCATGGGGTGACTCAATCTGTGCTCGTGAGCAATAACATCTGTTTTGGGCGAAGCTCTTCTCGGTTTGCACCAGCACTGGCGtgttggtgttttgtttttttgtggttgtcCTCCCCCCTTTAGTGAGACGCAAGGCTGAGAGCTCATGGGAAATATGCACTCGGCCAACCGGCGTCCTGAAGGAGGCACTGGGAGG is drawn from Gasterosteus aculeatus chromosome 3, fGasAcu3.hap1.1, whole genome shotgun sequence and contains these coding sequences:
- the emilin2a gene encoding EMILIN-2, encoding MEWRCAFFTLFLNFQLTCGSPSSYGLFQGSAYAGAEHRHRNRNWCAYVVRRNVSCAVQGSVESFQEPVVAPCPPYQPDCQQHVTYQNRFRPTYKTTFKSVTELEWRCCPGYHGLDCKDLKPSSDRQTVQRMQPYLQPNPGNTYRHTQRPERRETGNHETRHGGTDKVRLLEGEVQRLSQTVLDLQSTLSGLTGNLRTDLQEDTKKILVTLLNNMRPPDSETAAGAEDTPAVLDGHQATRGGIAGENAMLKIVTRLDDINSELKSKDEALEDLRGTMTSHEGQIRVLMDASQSQTPALAEFDAIQTYVDGKFDTLKKELERNLEEEIGKMKSSCDDKIKNCEESRDQGLVSLTKLVDSKEADLRKEIRALRLDMAAADGPIRTQRQTDPAKVEAEHGDHKDLWREIDRVAEAHRMLNVRIDNELAHLSAPQENNDFSLMIEELEARVNVSEQNAETHCFYIEEKLTEKISALQQLQEERLESMEDQFTSMLVEMSNSSFPGMFSVSMDAIQTEVNNNKFLLQGLDDKVNAVGELCSAGCSGSGISVGAGAVLPTPKGLENIFKDLSRYRNDLDVLNTEVSTNSDKLRELEDLVGRQSVANERGAKTMEDFQKGLINLQDNVLGLAGAVTGLSDSLSNYSQDMLRINSTCCHGAQSSFGSQAPDNWASVIPEPGSQAEEKRLEELKTRLDALSSLVSSELSQCKQNTRGVSDAISAVDGRVSSLEKACGRIDGVTANIKELKDGLERHVGYLRDGVYRVNVTCGNHGANITALQQSLQRLQEQMSAMAKHVFKDAAVAREPGMTVRPERPAALPDSTRARIQQIHIPLIIPPRPSNPGQPQQPNVHTILISPSSPRQPGRAATLPLVPVRPVVETGEAGPPGYSRRVTVRRGSGDSSGAPVKGFAGAPGYPPLQPASFKPQSSVRQVPVAATLPWNPMFHVPAESPAPADSSAEPFSFSAGLTQQPLSAEFGFIRFNRVLVNDGGHYSPHTGVLTVPLEGRYLISGLLTAKQGDRVEAVLSVSDRSVQRLQSAAGQHGGSAGGACGCGGSVSFSLILPLRKGDRVGLVRTGGQLATTGAREILSTYSAVFLYAPQDRR